The Hippoglossus stenolepis isolate QCI-W04-F060 chromosome 12, HSTE1.2, whole genome shotgun sequence genome segment GAAAGGTTTTAAACACACTGTACCTAGAAAAACTGGATTTAACAAGAAACTGTGCCAACGAACTAGGCACCATGTGAGTTTGCAGGGCAGAGTCAGTTATCAGATTGTTTGAAAAGAGCTGGTTAACTGAAAGTGCCTCTTGTATAACAACATGTGGTGTGGAGATGTAGTTCAGGTGTGGGATGTGGCACGAGATTAAGGACCGATGCTGATTTCCAACAAGAATGCTGCTAGTGGAAAACCTTCcctcatgtgcatgtgtctctAGAGTGGGCCACCACCCTTTTAGATGCACAACAGTTATGCATGTAATGTTAGCTAGATGCTAACAGTTAGTTAGTCTAAACAGGGCCTACTTGTTTCAATCTTGAAAGCCTGACAAATATGTTAAATGCGTGAAAAGATATGGCCCCAGTGCACAATTTACACAAGTTTCTTTTACACATATCAGTATACATCTTAGAGGTATTTATTTAACCCTGCAAGTAAAATGCACTAGATTTAACCACATCAATTTTCTCAATTAATGGCTCTTTTCATCCACCCTCAGAATTGCTCTGGTAGTAGGTAGGGCATTTAGCATTACAATTTTTAATCCAGTGCTTTTTACCCTcaggtttaaataaatgtgtccacatattgatattgattgattgatattattgatatttcagaaataaaacaaccGTCCCATCATATCATTAAACAGCATCAAACCAAAGTGGCTGAATGCTAACTTTAGCTGTTGTCTAACAGTAGCTTATGAGCTAGCAAATATATTGTTTTACCTTGAAACATGATCCGATGTTCCTCCAAATGTTCACCATCCATTGTCTCTTCAGTTGCAGTTATCAGTCAAGGAGCAGTGAATGATAACAGATTGTCAGATTCCTTACGGGTTTATTGCAACCTGATCTTCAACCTGTTGCTAATAGCATTTTAGCTTCCCACCCTGAGTGTGACATCAGAAGAAAATGGCCgccatgtgaatatggtgcgTTTTCTTCTCAGCACTTAAACTGCGTTGATCAATATTTCTGAGGATCATTGTATGTCGTGGATTCATTCATCGAGACAACCCCACAGACAAATATCTGTAGGCTACTTCCCATTTAGTTCTATGGAGCCTTTTAGCCTGTTTCagttcattgttttggtttcatggcCTTGTGAGTTTTAGCTAAGTTAGCTAAAAGTTGGAGACTTGCTAGCATTGAGTAGCATTAAGCAGTTAAGACTGCAGACAGGAGATGGtgaagaccaaaacagagctaaaagactGAATATTGGACCTAAAATGGATGTGTggtgaaaaacataaatactaATATTGGTCTGTATCTGCGGGATGTGTAATTAGGCTAAATATTGCAAACACTACAGCAACTGTAACTTGCTAATGTTGGGTTTACAAAATGGTCCTGCTCTAAAACTCAATTAAAATTCTACTTGTGCCCTTTCTGTTTATCAGTGTATCTAATGCCAGAAGCCATCATCCAAATCATCTTAAATAGTGAAACCTGTTTCCCAGGTGATAAAATTGTCAGCTGTTGAAAGGATAGcttaaaagaaaatgcaaactaAAGGATCTAATATTGGCCAGTGTTTTATGTCATTTAGAGTcgttttacagttttgttttagGAGCTAGATGGACGAGGTGCACCATAGTGGCCAGCCAGTTGTCGTGCATAAGACTCCATGAGTGTTGTAAGCAGCTGAAGAGGCCTGTTGCTGTGATACCACAATGCAGATACCCTGAAACCCGCTCACTAGAGACCGCAGGAATGTCCTCATTCTCTCTTCTGCGCTTCAAACTTTCCCTCTGTTGGTTTCACTCTCcactctcttcttttctttttttgtatgtcTTTCTCCCTTTCCTTTCTGTCCGTTGTTGGCATGTGCAAGCGGAGCCCACGGCCCTTCGCCTTTCCTCCCGTTCCCTTTCTCCCATGCACACTCATgcggagggagagagcagagcccaGCGCTGTGCACACAGACGCGACAGTctgtcactgacacagaggCCAATGCAAACAACGGGAGCAATGCATGTGGCAAAAAACGAGAAGGCAGAGAAGGGGGTAGTGAAACGCCCCCGACTTTTAACTCCCCCACAAACACGGTACACATTAGCTGTCACTTATAAATACAGGTGAGGTTTCGTTGCCATGACAGTGGGCAGGGTGCCTTTCCCCATTCAGAAGcagttcattaaaaaaaggtaCCTGCCCTCCCCTCTTTGCAGTCGGCCTGTGACTGTAGATTGATTAGCATCTTGTGCTGTAAATGGAGAAGGATTATGTTTACCGGCTCTTTTAATGGCCTGTGGCTCTTTCTGCACTATGCCTCAGCCCACAGAGGAAGTCGGCAGGTCCCAACAATGGGCTCCATGTGATGCAGCAGGATCCCTGATAAACTTAGAGGCAATCAGAGATGGATTTGTGTTGTTGCGTTGGCCTTTGCTGGTGATCTCCTAATGGATAAATGCATGTGGTTGTCGCTGGCAGCTGTCGTTTCCTCCGTCTAATCAGGATTGTGGAGGAGGTTGTCTCAGTGAGTCATGAATAGCAGCCAGTGTTTGCTGATGGCCGCAGCAGAGTTTTTAAGAAACTTTCCcaacatgtatttttctgttttcaaagacTCTGGTCCGGGTTCCTCTGTCTTATCCATCTCTTGTTTGTCATCTCCCTGCAGGCCACGTTAATGAGGCAGCAAGACCGACTGGAGGGTCGTGTCCAGAACATTGATGAGCAGCTCGCCAAGCTGGAGGCTGACAAGACACTGATGAAGGtacagtacaacacacacaatgcatgAGACACAGATCTGACCACTACCAGCACTGCTTTATTCGTCTTCATGTAGATTGAGAAtgtctttatttctgttctgttgGAGACTATTTTGCTATAGTTTAGTAGCTTCTGCTGGGAAAttcaagaaaacacaacacaaaaggCCAAATTGTCTGTTTAAATTGGCATTACAGCAATTTAATATTGTGCTTTCAAGAGACAAAATGTTCAGACTTAATAAAATTAAACTATTTTCCTGAGCCACCAAAAACATTGAATAACCACTTTCTGAATAACCACTTTCACCAGTAAAGTAGTACTTTCCATTGCAAGGAAATAATTTTGACTTGTAAAATACAGCTGTTTTATATGCCTGTagaatttgtgtgttttgtaaatccacccgtcctctctctctctctctctgcaggacacAGTGTCTGACCTGAAGGAGCGTGTGAGAGCCCAGTATCAGAGGATGCACAGGCTGCTGGAAGAGAACCAGTCTGACACCATGCAGATGCTGGAGAGCACCTGCTCCGTGTACGGGAGGAAACAATCCCAGCAGGTGCTGCAGCTCAACGAGAGGCgtcaggaagcagagaaacTCCTGAGCTCAGTGCAAACGTTTCTTCAAAAAGCCGACAACATCAACTTCATGAAGgtcagaacaaaacaaatctacGCAACATCTCTCCACATGGAATTTGTCTGTACAGCCACACAGACGCATGCAATACACACACCAGCAGAAGTTGTTTTACAGTATGTGATTCCAGCCGTTCCACCGAATTAAATGTTGGATTTTAAAGAACACAAAAAGCATTGTCGCCCACAGATCTCATGTGTAACCCACACTGATGCGTGTAAACAAGACAGACGACAACATTGtctatgttttcttttgttctcttAGCAGCCGATAGCGAAGCAAATGTTGCATCTGAATACCTCTTGTGTCTTATTGTCTTCTTCAGAATACAAAACCATACCAGATGCTGATGGACAGGTGAGCCTCGTTACTTCTATTCTATTTCATTTCACAGTACATGATGGTTTTGAGTATTCATCATGATTTATACAATCACAATGAGAAGAAACCTGATGCAGGAGAACTTTGTGCCTGGAATCATTCTCAAAAGCAACAGGACAGTAATTATGGTATTAATGATTTGTTAGGTATTGTGTTCATCTAGTATTCCTGTGCCCTTTTAAGTCTTAATGCTAATAACTTCTTTAAAATACATCTGCGATGCTTTCCTGCACACGTTTTGGTGCAGTGACACATAATCTGATGTcatcactgtttatttttcataaaaactgtGCAATTCTTCccctgtgttttttaaatcaagtgaATTGTCTTGATGGAAGTTTGCACATCAGTTGATTTGCAAACTATCCTTGTAGTCTTTGAAAATTTAACCCAAATCTCAAGGTCCAGAATGCGTCTCAAGCTAATGTCTTACTGAGTCTGGTTCTCATggttttacgtgtgtgtgtatttcggTCTGTGTCTTTTTCCAGGTCAACCTCTCACCTGATTAGTGCCATGCCTCCACTCGGACTGGGCCAGCTCAACTCTGATCATTTGCTATCTGAACTCTCAGCGAGAGAGAAGAACCTGCGGAAAATGCTGGAAGGTAAGAAAGAAATGCGACGAGTGGATGTGctgattataaaatatttaactaTTTCTGGGAAATGATCAAAATGAACTGTTATCTCATTCTCCTCTACTTTCCATTTTCAGAGCCGTTGAACGAGTCAGCCATTGTTGAGATCGTCCAGTCTCGCGGCGGCTCTGCTGGCTCCCAAATGGGGACGAGTTCAGCACCACAGAAGAGGAAGTACAGCATGGCTTTCATGGGAAGTAAAACAGAGAACTCCACCTCCCAGAATCCTCACACTAGTTCCAGCCATATTCGGCTCCTTGACTCTCCAGCCCATCACATTATGGGTGTAGGCTCCAGCTCTAGCCACCACTCAGGGACTATATTCCCCTCCTCCCACTTCCCCAGTGGAGGTGCCTCGCAACAAGCCATGTACGAAGGGAGGAAAGTTCTTATGTGCACTCTgaacaactgctgctgctccagggcCCCCGCCGCTCGCGCCCGGCCTCCGTACCCGCCGTCGGGCTCCTTCGCCCCCATGACCTCTCAGGAGTTTCCCCCACATGCGAGCCAGCCGCTGCAGCATTTCCCAATCGGTGGACTGATGGTGGGCTCGCAGGCGGCCCGGCACCCTGACTTCTACGAGCTGTACGGCCAGCCTTCAACCAAGCATTATGGGACCAAATAGTGAAGCAGAGTCACTCTGTTCTATTTTTTATGCAGACTTGGAATCAGCATTTCcatatttcctttttattttattgaatttccaCCTTGCATCAGTGATATGTCGTCAACGTTGTGTCTCACTAGATTATTGTACGTGGAATAAATTAATGGACGCACACATACAGACTCACACATcttcatgaattatttttgacatttacTTGACCATATTATGGGAAACCATGTCCTGTTCACTTTCCGAATCACATATACAGCAGTGATGCTCTAATTTGAAAGCATTctgtacttgtatttattttctgttttattttcgACTGGAAGTGCTAATGTGAACAACATAGTCTTAAATCCAGTCAAGCAGTGAACTAAAAGAAATGACATATCCTTCATTATGGGTTTCCAGAGACTTCAGTGCCTAAAAAGACTGTTAACTCGCTCTTAATGTACTTGCAAGTTCCGAGCTCTTGATTATTTCCTGTTTGCGGCTGAAAGCATGCAGGGAGCCTCCCTGTGCACTCCAAAGTCCATGTGGCTTTACAAACACACTGGGCTACATTTGCTTGTCAGGTTTTTCATGGATTTTTTAATATATACGATTATGAATAAACCAAAAAGATGtggaaaatattgaataaacaaGCATATTAAATCACATCTTGTTGTATTTCAAGCTTCACTTAAATGGAATCTTGTGGGCTTTTAACACTACAAGCTAGGTgagacatttattattttttaaatgttttattatagcTTTGGGTCTGTTTATACTGAAAAGCACACTTTATGATTTGTTTGGATGAAGAGGTTTCACTGACTCTCTGGGTTACAGTTGAAATGTCAGAGCTTCCTGTAGCTTCCAGTGCAGCCCACCCTGCAGCTCGGCCTCAGTCTATTCATAGGCTCAGGCTTGCAGATGGAAAAGGGAGACACTGGATCGCCACATGTTTGCTGCATTCAGAGGAATCCCAGAATATGATGGAGGAAAATGATTTGTTAAAGAGCGGGCGGCAGCAGTCGGGACGCTTATGTTCCGTTTTAGGGACAGTTCACTCCCCTTGTCAGCATCCCGGTCTCCTGGCAAAGTCTGCGTCTCATCCCTCTTTGTCTCATTATTGGAGCTGGTTGTCAAGTTGGGTCAGAGAACAGGAATAACTGATGAGCAgcacctccctcccctctctctcctcctcttcctctcccggGGTATCATTTGCCAGGTCCTGatgcagagcaggaggaggacgaggaggagggccGCGTGACAGAAGCGCAGAGTTTTAATGAGGGCTGGGACAGTGCAGTCATCTACTTATCTGTCACTCATACCCCTTTCATTgttcccctcccccctcccctgtgCAATACGGTGAGATAGGGGGAGCGGGCCGAGGGGGCGGAGTGGAGgacggagagggaggaagaatgGTTAGGGGGGTGGGGTGATGGGCGGAGAGATGCGGGGAGCAAGTGAGGCACATCACTTATTTATGGGTGATAAAATGTTCTGCCCTCCTGTCTcattctccctttctctctattattttattttttacttcaactGAATTCAGGAAGGTGAATTCTCAAATGtctgatatctcaagaacccaGTTTTCATTAGAAGCTAATCTAATACAtgaggcagcggaggaggaggagctgaggttTAGTTACAGTGTGGCATCaatttgacatttattgtgtgtgtgtgtgcacctatTAGCATTCCCCTTGTGCACCgttccttctgtgtgtgtgttattaataaaacatacagtatatataaaagGGACCGTACTTTTAATTTAATCCATATAAATAACTTAATTTATAGCTGCGTATTCATATCAACCAACCATTTTTAGAGCTGTAAGGCATTTAAATggggaattaaaaaataaataatgaaaaggacaaaacaGTGGAAATAACAGCAAAACGGTTTAAACTTAAAAAtccaaatgttgaaaaaatattgaaatgtgtcACATTCTATCGTTTGTAGattctgtgtcagtgttttcctctttgaatGCCACTGCAGATCAATATGCTGCCCAGTGGTGATTTGATCAATCTTACAGCATTAGCACCAACATTAAGCTTGAGAAGAAGGTGCGTggctttgtgagtgtgtttgctgtgtgctGCCTCGTGTGCAGACTTGGAGAGCATCGAATCCTGTTGTGCAACTGAATGTGTGCTCAGGTGTCAGCGGACAATCAGCCAGTCGGTGTGTTTCCTCATATGTGTGCAGAAGTAGACTCagggtgtgcgtgtgtatgtgtgcgtgtgtgtgaggttgaGGTTACATATAGGGTGAAGGGTGATGCACTTGACAGCTGTGCTCTGTTGTGGCAGGTGTGTTGGAGCTGTATATGTATGATTACAACACGCCCTTGCCTGCAGCAGGATTGTTGGCCTGCTTtgagtttgtgtgagtgtgtgtgtgtgtgtgtgtgtgtgtttaatgcaTGGGGAACTGTCAGCTGTTGTgcagctgttgtttgtgtgctttaTCCAGTGGCTAGTGGCTAGAGGTACTGTCCGAGAGTGGGAGTGAGAGTGGGCACTATCTCTGATTCACACACAGTTTCTTACCCATTATTTACTAAACTATCTTCCttcagatatattttatttaaaaacattaactgTAATGATTCAatgggatagttcacccaaaaatgaaaattcactctatctactcaccattatggcgatggaggggtgggtgactTGTTTTAGTCCactaaacacttttggagtctcaggggtaaacagtgttgcagccaaatccaacacaattgaGGTAACTagtgactccttcttcagacttaataaaacagaaaaaaaaacatgaaatccctccatactgctcctgtggtgtcatagacatttaggttaaaaacaGGACGATGACGCCATTTCGATTCGAATTacgttttgttgttttattatgtctgaagaatcggtcaccatttaaatcaatatatcaacactgtttaccccttaaactccaaaagtgttttgtggactcaaacacttcacccacccctccatcggcacagtggtgagtagataaagagtgaatttccatatttgggtgaactatccctttaaaggaGAAATTCATCCTAAACACTTAAGATTTTAGTGTCAGTCCCTGGAATTTAAAGAAAGGGGCTTCGTAGATGAATCGTTTtgcagaattaaataaaaatacataaactaGTGAGTATTCTTTCTCTATAGCTCAGGCCTTTGATAAACATTATTGATGTAAATCCCAGTACATTTACAGCTTGTGTTTCTGTCCCATCAGTTCAGCAGTGCATGTGAGAGGTGGCCGGCATGGCAACACTCaagtattacacacacacacacacacacacacacacacacacacagtcacactgacAGGAACATGGACATATACAGCATAATGCATACAGAGCAGTTATTCGTCAACCATGCAGAATGCTAACCTTCATTTGATAAGGCCTTTGAAATCTGTGCCAAAACTGCAATCCAGGctaacaaacacactcacacacacacacatcaaagacaaAGATCCATGGCTGATGTTTATTGATCTTCAGATCTATTTCTGCGGTTGGAAATGGTCGTAACATAAACCAGCCCTCTGCCAAGTTtgagctgcagggaaacaggCGACATTAAAACAATGTATATGAGTGAAATGAGCAGAGACGGGAAgggtgtgtgcaggtgagcCGTACcagtggagctgtgtgtgtgtgtgtgtgtgtgtatatgtgtatatgaaCATGTCAGCTCATAATTAAAGGGCATTTCAGAATCCCACTGTGGAGAACAGCTGTATCCGAGTGAGAATACAAAGTGCTTCAGCTGTTGCCATAGTAACTTTGGGCCATAGAGTGACACATGTCAGAAGTGTCTTTACTGAAGTACAGcactttaaaacttttttttgttgaagttCTGTTTATTATCTTTTACATGTTTCAGCTTTAAACTTCAGAGAGAAgatttacttttactccacaacaTTTCAGAGAACCATATTTTTACTGCACTGCCTTTCTCCATAAGTGGCACTTTTTAAAAGTAGAACAGTTTTGCCTACGTGACAATTAGTTCTGCTACTTGTGCCTCTGTTGTCTGCCACATGGACCAGCTCCTGCGTCGCTGTGGGCCAGATGAAGCTGACAGAATGTGAGCACAGTGTCTCAGTGAGCGCAGAGGGAGCGTGTTGCAGCAGAGAACTCAGACAGACACCGTCAAAATCTCCAGTCAGCTGTCATTGAGACTTATTGCTCAGGCACCGGAAAATCCACCAGCTTTGTCTCCTCTGGAGTTCAGTATGGAGACATAATGTTTCTCCTTCTGTTTTAAATAACTGTAACTTTCTTAAAACGTCTTTATATCAACACTTACAAATCAACTGGATGGATGAACAGCATATGcatgttaaaaaatgttttttttatatctagAGAGTTCAAACATATACTCTTagtatttttgtttgaaatcatactgtttataaagatggacgacgcatctccacttcctcccgctgtccagaaatgaagctaaaagaTCCCAGATACAAACGTTGACATTTTGTGCATGGACTGGTGAGTCTGCATGGTGGTAATGGGGGATTGAACCGTGGTAACAGGGTCCCGTTGATACACGCtttcgaccaatcacgagtaggtctcagctgtcaatcatgacggtTCACCCCGTCTTCATAATTTTGAATAACAAACTAAAGCCAAACTTACACTTGAACGAACAACtgcctaaaatgacaggaaccatctttaagaaaaatgtatttgacctgtactttgactttttagtttggtgccAGCcataaacatggaggaggcttcACTTTTCGGagcggtcatgtcgtccatctttatttacagtctatgtttggGAACTAGGCCACTTCTCTTATAGCTGTGTTATGCGTCTTTTGATGAATGTTTTATAGCCAAGAGTGTTGACTATAGATTTACCAATATGCATAAGCATATTCAcaattgtgttattgtttttagtAGTTAAAAACATAACTAATCTTTCCCCAGTGTATTTCATGTTGTATGTTAGGGAGTTGAGATATTGTGCTGCTGATTTCGTGTTTCAGGCCACAATAGGCAACATTATGTAGCGACCGGCCATGAATCTGCCCATTTTTCTCCTGTTTGTCGCTACAGTGGATTTAACAATGAACCTAAGCTGCTTTGACAATGCCTCTCCCCAATGGATCAGAGTGTAGTGACGAGCTGACTGGAACACGTGGACATCCCCGGCTGTCGTACTGACCTAACGCCACCAGGACCAGGTCAGAGAGAagcttttctgttatttaatgagccaaaataaaagagagactCAGCATCAGCCATATTTGTGAAGAGCCACCCTCTGGTAAAGATGCTGCTCATACTTGACTACACTCACTGTGCTGCATGGTACTTTTCAATCATCAGTCAATTGTATTaaagctgaaatgaaaaagcagGCAATGTGTGCTCCCACAGATCAGCAGTTCTAACCCCTCTCTTAATGTACTGAAATTAATGAGgccatctttttcttttacagataataaaactTGGAAATTTGGTCACAACCCAAAAGCACTgtggcaaaaaaataaattcacctCATATATTTGATCGGTAAACGCTGTAATTGCAGATTTTATGCTCATTTAAAGAGGTTAAATTGCGATGCACTCGCTGTCACGAGCAGAAATATAGGACATTGAAGTAAAGAATGAAATTTATAAAACACGTCGttataaatatagatttttacTCTGCaaaggaggatatgtttttagcactgtttgttttgttaattagCAGCAGTACACAACAACTACCAGACAGATACGACACTtgatttaaaagtcaaaaaaataaggattcaattttggagcagatccagatcagaCTAATATCTGtaagtgtgtggaatttggtgcagcttgattagaTCTACTGCCTTTCAAGAAGTGTGCTctctactgagttccattcCAGTTATCCATTACATATACAGTGTACAGAAAATGACTGGAATTTAAAGCTAAATTATGCACAAAGCAAATATAAAGCTCCAAAATGTCTCAGAAATCAGTGCAAACTCCTCCTATACAACAATGTTTTACTTGGTGATCACTGCTTAGATTTCAACCCGCGTCCCCATGTTGCTGCTTAT includes the following:
- the trim8a gene encoding E3 ubiquitin-protein ligase TRIM8a — protein: MDASWKNSLEEELLCPICLNVFVEPIQLPCKHNFCKDCISEAWAKDNAAVRCPECNHNYNQKPALEKNFKLANIVKRFNALNTEKAPVVLQCVLCRRGPPLPVRKVCLRCKEPCCQVHIQTHLQQPCAAPGHLLVDADELSAWTCPTHEEYRLLHCEEEHVALCPFCCISHCTSQRHTVCDVDMQRIQMQATLMRQQDRLEGRVQNIDEQLAKLEADKTLMKDTVSDLKERVRAQYQRMHRLLEENQSDTMQMLESTCSVYGRKQSQQVLQLNERRQEAEKLLSSVQTFLQKADNINFMKNTKPYQMLMDRSTSHLISAMPPLGLGQLNSDHLLSELSAREKNLRKMLEEPLNESAIVEIVQSRGGSAGSQMGTSSAPQKRKYSMAFMGSKTENSTSQNPHTSSSHIRLLDSPAHHIMGVGSSSSHHSGTIFPSSHFPSGGASQQAMYEGRKVLMCTLNNCCCSRAPAARARPPYPPSGSFAPMTSQEFPPHASQPLQHFPIGGLMVGSQAARHPDFYELYGQPSTKHYGTK